One genomic segment of Arachis duranensis cultivar V14167 chromosome 4, aradu.V14167.gnm2.J7QH, whole genome shotgun sequence includes these proteins:
- the LOC107484703 gene encoding protein SPIRAL1-like 1 isoform X1 yields the protein MGRGVSAGGGQSSLDYLFVTDEAANNNAPAADNVPAADIPPAASSEGQPADGSSPTENTTVTSPDDKQVPPGDVPGYLKNNYHRAEGQNCGNFVTDRPSTKVHAAPGGGSSLNYLFGGPPPENK from the exons ATGGGTCGCGGTGTGAGTGCCGGTGGTGGTCAGAGTTCTTTGGACTATCTCTTTGTGACTGATGAGGCTGCCAATAACAATGCCCCGGCTGCAGACAATGTCCCAGCTGCAGACATTCCTCCAGCTGCAAGCAGTGAAGGTCAGCCTGCAGATGGTAGCAGCCCTACAGAAAATACTACTGTTACATCACCAGATGATAAGCAAGTTCCACCTGGAGATGTTCCTGGTTATCTTAAAAACAATTACCATCGTGCTGAGGGACAAAACTGTGGTAACTTCGTCACG GATCGACCATCTACAAAGGTTCATGCCGCTCCAGGTGGAGGGTCTTCCTTGAATTACCTCTTTGGTGGTCCTCCTCCTGAGAACAAGTAA
- the LOC107484703 gene encoding protein SPIRAL1-like 2 isoform X2, translating to MGRGVSAGGGQSSLDYLFVTDEAANNNAPAADNVPAADIPPAASSEGQPADDDKQVPPGDVPGYLKNNYHRAEGQNCGNFVTDRPSTKVHAAPGGGSSLNYLFGGPPPENK from the exons ATGGGTCGCGGTGTGAGTGCCGGTGGTGGTCAGAGTTCTTTGGACTATCTCTTTGTGACTGATGAGGCTGCCAATAACAATGCCCCGGCTGCAGACAATGTCCCAGCTGCAGACATTCCTCCAGCTGCAAGCAGTGAAGGTCAGCCTGCAGATG ATGATAAGCAAGTTCCACCTGGAGATGTTCCTGGTTATCTTAAAAACAATTACCATCGTGCTGAGGGACAAAACTGTGGTAACTTCGTCACG GATCGACCATCTACAAAGGTTCATGCCGCTCCAGGTGGAGGGTCTTCCTTGAATTACCTCTTTGGTGGTCCTCCTCCTGAGAACAAGTAA